The proteins below come from a single Bactrocera dorsalis isolate Fly_Bdor chromosome 5, ASM2337382v1, whole genome shotgun sequence genomic window:
- the LOC105224262 gene encoding Golgi reassembly-stacking protein 2 — MGSSHSVEVPGGGTEGYHVLKVQDNSPGQKAGLEAFFDFIVAIAGTRLDQDNDMLKELLRQNVDKPVRLTVYSSKTQTVRELTLTPSKNWGGQGLLGVSIRFCSFEGANENVWHILEVHPNSPAEIAGLRAYSDYVIGADAIRHENDDLFTLIESHEQQPLKMYVYNIDDDACREVTIKPNSNWGGEGALGCGIGYGYLHRIPVQAVASVIKAPTTIEPVQSTNTTNTIPPISTNVTPVIAPSLPYVPPLTNTFKQPQTNAPTDVSIANVDSENIAVSTTTTASQQPSVFQTYFNPDAIPSTASSGFDTIHNTTTTEAQQIGQANASNIASSISSQFPAPVAAPNSQSSQFYVSNVPPPASLFIPGASEQTTSTVVAAPQLPYAQATLPPNAPYVSTATVPMYSMATQQQQQYMTAPVALSYPSAQTVPTYPQVQPTAGLYPTQPTPMPPQMYAQQSAPESNATVTGTPQAANIPTTSVTHMQAIQQTFAN; from the coding sequence ATGGGTTCAAGCCATAGTGTAGAGGTTCCGGGCGGTGGCACTGAGGGATACCATGTATTGAAGGTACAGGATAATTCTCCTGGCCAAAAGGCAGGATTAGAagcttttttcgattttattgtaGCCATAGCTGGAACACGCCTTGATCAGGATAACGACATGTTAAAGGAATTATTGCGTCAAAATGTTGACAAACCTGTAAGATTAACGGTGTACTCAAGTAAAACACAAACAGTGCGTGAACTTACATTAACTCCTAGTAAAAATTGGGGTGGCCAGGGTTTGTTAGGTGTGAGCATACGTTTTTGTTCATTTGAGGGTGCAAATGAAAACGTTTGGCACATTCTCGAAGTACATCCCAATTCACCAGCTGAAATTGCTGGTTTACGTGCATATTCCGATTACGTTATTGGTGCGGATGCTATACGACATGAAAATGATGATTTGTTTACTTTAATCGAATCACATGAACAACAACCGCTTAAAATGTACGTCTACAATATTGATGACGATGCATGTCGTGAGGTAACGATTAAACCAAATTCTAATTGGGGAGGTGAGGGAGCGTTGGGTTGTGGTATTGGTTATGGATATTTACATCGTATCCCAGTACAGGCAGTGGCCTCTGTTATCAAAGCTCCCACTACCATTGAACCCGTACAATCAACGAATACGACAAACACCATACCACCGATTTCGACAAACGTAACACCAGTTATAGCACCTTCGCTGCCTTATGTTCCTCCTTTAACAAACACATTTAAACAACCACAAACTAATGCGCCAACGGATGTTTCAATAGCAAATGTTGATTCTGAGAACATTGCggtttcaacaacaacaacagcttcgCAACAGCCAAGTGTTTTTCAAACATATTTCAATCCAGATGCGATACCCTCAACAGCCAGTAGTGGTTTCGATACTATACATAACACAACTACAACCGAGGCACAACAGATTGGTCAAGCTAACGCGTCTAATATCGCTTCTTCTATTAGCTCCCAATTTCCTGCTCCAGTTGCTGCTCCCAATTCACAATCGTCACAATTCTACGTTTCTAATGTCCCACCACCGGCGAGCTTGTTTATACCCGGAGCTAGTGAACAAACAACGTCAACTGTTGTTGCAGCACCACAGTTGCCGTATGCACAGGCTACATTGCCACCAAATGCACCATACGTTTCAACCGCAACGGTACCAATGTATTCAATGGcaactcaacaacaacaacaatatatgaCTGCACCAGTGGCATTATCATATCCATCTGCCCAAACAGTACCCACTTATCCACAAGTGCAACCAACAGCTGGACTTTATCCGACACAGCCAACACCTATGCCACCACAAATGTATGCCCAACAGTCAGCACCAGAATCGAATGCAACCGTTACCGGCACACCTCAGGCAGCAAATATTCCAACAACAAGCGTGACACACATGCAAGCTATACAACAAACATTTGCGAATTAG
- the LOC105224264 gene encoding zinc finger MYND domain-containing protein 10 homolog: protein MANFVFPEEISYFVESIRPFQLVDIGSSKWLDVHEMIIKLSQQAILEASEHREEEVKEFLISRDKLKILIHEAYSVFLWKTRVLPHLIEIDPNPPATFLIYTVLFHEAAVISLLDTSLFHVSACEALQDAAIDLVDYCALAVAQVIGLVSMGYHENQSKLDVDEAVLTELERQKRDLIYKIGMRCISILCYLAEHADAIPLSASRRMVVTHDIPWLMADLLLFRPWQRRTDKGIQRFIDEKWITVEGADISKISKQEAQSWFCIQQLLFNQSLMTSYELNEERRKHLSKCQALLQETLLDQIPPLVELKHYLCNLSGSGNLSENQKHKTNLVLEELPEIREKLIAEAERIGGFVVVAQKQEEIFLCTDKDKIFEIAKRLNTAYNTDLLAEIEENTSEIAQASTTVENKSVITRKCKMCATNAVKKCANCKNIYYCSKKCQQEDWPQHKRNCIKV from the exons ATGGCTAATTTTGTTTTTCCCGAAGAAATTTCCTATTTTGTTGAGAGTATTCGTCCTTTTCAATTGGTCGATATAGGCAGCTCAAAATGGTTGGATGTTCATGAGATGATTATAAAATTAAGTCAACAAGCAATTCTCGAAGCAAGCGAACATCGTGAGGAGGAAGTGAAAGAGTTTCTTATTTCACGTGACAAGTTGAAG ATACTCATACATGAAGCCTACAGTGTTTTTTTGTGGAAGACTCGTGTCTTACCACACTTAATTGAGATTGACCCCAATCCTCCAGCGACTTTTCTCATCTATACGGTACTATTTCATGAAGCCGCTGTAATTTCTCTATTGGATACATCCCTTTTTCATGTGAGTGCATGCGAAGCATTGCAGGATGCAGCTATTGATTTAGTTGACTATTGCGCACTGGCGGTGGCACAAGTAATAGGCTTAGTTAg CATGGGCTATCATGAAAACCAATCCAAACTTGACGTTGACGAGGCTGTATTGACAGAATTAGAACGGCAGAAACGCGATCTGATTTATAAGATTGGTATGCGTTGCATATCAATTTTATGCTACCTTGCAGAACATGCTGATGCAATACCGTTAAGCGCCTCACGTCGCATGGTAGTCACACACGATATACCTTGGCTAATGGCAGATTTGCTATTGTTCCGACCATGGCAAAGACGAACCGACAAAGGCATTCAACGATTTATCG ATGAAAAATGGATTACAGTTGAGGGCGCCGATATATCGAAGATATCTAAACAAGAGGCGCAGAGTTGGTTCTGCATACAACAATTGCTATTTAACCAATCTTTGATGACATCGTATGAATTAAACGAGGAACGCAGGAAGCATTTATCAAAG TGTCAGGCTCTCCTACAAGAAACTCTATTAGACCAAATCCCACCATTGGTTGAGTTAAAGCATTACCTTTGCAATTTAAGTGGTTCTGGAAATCTTAGTGAGAACCAGAAGCATAAAACAAATTTAGTACTTGAAGAATTACCAGAAATACGAGAAAAACTCATAGCTGAAGCAGAACGTATTGGTGGATTTGTTGTCGTAgcacaaaaacaagaagaaatatTTCTGTGCACTGATAAGgataaaatctttgaaatagcTAAACGTTTGAACACTGCTTATAATACAGATTTGCTGGcagaaatcgaagaaaacacTTCAGAAATAGCACAAGCCAGCACTACCGTTGAAAATAAAAGCGTAATAACAAGGAAATGTAAAATGTGTGCCACTAATGCGGTGAAAAAATGCGCCAATTGTAAAAACATTTACTACTGTTCaaa aaaatgTCAACAGGAAGATTGGCCACAACACAAAAGAAATTGCATAAAAGTATAG
- the LOC105224263 gene encoding 40S ribosomal protein S12: MADVDVDVPSAAPVIGDKMDINTALQEVLKKSLIADGLVHGIHQACKALDKRQAVLCILADSMDEDLYKKLVTALCHEHQIPLIRVDSHKKLGEWSGLCKIDKEGKPRKVSGCAVVVIKDFGEETPALDVVKEHLRQNS, translated from the exons ATGGCTGACGTTGATGT tgATGTTCCCTCCGCTGCTCCAGTCATTGGAGACAAAATGGACATTAATACCGCCTTACAAGAAGTGCTGAAGAAGTCTCTTATTGCTGATGGTTTGGTGCATGGTATTCATCAAGCTTGCAAAGCTTTAGACAA GCGTCAAGCTGTTTTGTGTATCCTTGCTGATTCAATGGATGAAGATCTTTATAAGAAACTTGTTACCGCACTCTGCCATGAACATCAAATCCCTCTTATCCGTGTTGATTCACACAAGAAATTGGGTGAATGGTCTGGTTTGTGCAAGATCGACAAAGAAGGCAAGCCACGCAAGGTCAGTGGATGTGCTGTTGTGGTCATTAAGGATTTCGGTGAGGAGACACCTGCTTTGGATGTTGTGAAGGAGCATTTACGCCAAAATAGCTAA